The Setaria italica strain Yugu1 chromosome IX, Setaria_italica_v2.0, whole genome shotgun sequence genome has a window encoding:
- the LOC101760952 gene encoding uncharacterized protein LOC101760952: MDYYLYSSIQRADPPAAGRRSPKEHRRVAANRRRWSDATVLVPSFPPASCPRLQCQRRRLRPRPLASMLHAARRWTPPLPATLAAAFFSSKPQPQRPRQLLTPQLVDAVVSRCPSDGLALSFFLWCARRPGNFHPPSSFDRLLPAATRIASRLGTAHALLRELQRLGCPIKPRTFHLLCSGSTGAGSSTLSCKSCSIKCASRNSTPTPSLGMMSSSPRHRAQQRPFRRRRGAVRSAALPRAQLPYIRHCAHSSLQGERLVRATGVRSYFIEMLRQGFQPSSASLTAVLACCSKAGTMYELLQLLSFALALGCKLTSAMWTCLIVRL, translated from the coding sequence ATGGACTACTACCTCTACAGCTCCATTCAGCGAGCCgacccgccggcggccggccgccgctcgccaaaGGAACACCGCCGTGTGGCAGCCAACCGGCGGCGTTGGAGCGACGCAACGGTGCTCGTCCCATCCTTCCCTCCCGCGTCTTGTCCGCGCTTGCAATGCCAACGACGACGCCTCCGTCCTCGTCCACTTGCTTCCATGCTCCACGCCGCGCGCAGGTggacgccgccgctccctgccacgctcgccgccgccttcttctcctccaagCCCCAGCCTCAGCGTCCACGGCAGCTGCTAACGCCGCAGCTCGTCGACGCCGTCGTCTCCCGCTGCCCCTCAGACGGCCTCGCGCTATCCTTCTTCCTTTGgtgcgcccgccgccccggcaaCTTCCACCCGCCGTCCTCCTTcgaccgcctcctccccgccgccacccgcatCGCTTCCCGCCTCGGCACCGCCCACGCGCTTCTCCGCGAGCTCCAGCGCCTCGGCTGCCCCATCAAGCCCCGGACCTTCCACCTCTTGTGCTCAGGCTCTACTGGCGCGGGGAGCTCTACCCTCTCGTGCAAGAGCTGTTCGATCAAATGTGCCTCTAGGAATTCCACCCCAACACCTTCGCTTGGAATGATGTCCTCGTCTCCTCGACATCGAGCTCAGCAAAGGCCATTTAGACGCCGACGCGGTGCGGTGCGCTCTGCAGCACTGCCCCGCGCCCAATTACCTTACATACGCCATTGTGCTCACTCATCTCTGCAGGGTGAGAGACTGGTCAGGGCCACAGGGGTGCGGAGCTATTTTATAGAAATGCTTCGACAGGGATTTCAACCAAGCTCTGCTTCTCTCACGGCCGTTCTTGCTTGCTGCAGTAAGGCTGGAACCATGTACGAGCTTCTGCAGCTGCTTTCTTTCGCGCTTGCCTTGGGTTGCAAGCTCACCTCGGCCATGTGGACATGTTTGATTGTTCGTCTGTGA
- the LOC101786733 gene encoding 1-aminocyclopropane-1-carboxylate oxidase homolog 1-like, which produces MASPSAPAAQSDRAALLKAFDEACTGVRGLVESSVSSVPALFVHLDPYASAPLAPLGVSIPVVDLSLPAPAATEAARNWGFFHLINHYQALGIPEDYPARALAAVRAFNEVPAAERSTHYGRSMAGRVSYFSNVDLFRTSAASWRDTVQIAFGPQRPDPARIPTVCCEELLEWDVHATAVGRALLRLPGRVIFKGLTRSEVGHYCLKRKRDDLKMGCRKLESTVTELFNNSG; this is translated from the exons ATGGCGTCCCCCTCCGCTCCGGCAGCCCAGTCCGACCGCGCCGCGCTCCTCAAGGCCTTCGACGAGGCCTGCACGGGCGTCCGTGGCCTCGTCGAGTCCAGCGTCTCCTCCGTCCCCGCGCTCTTCGTGCACCTGGACCCCTACGCCTCCGCGCCGCTCGCGCCACTGGGCGTCTCCATCCCCGTCGTCGACCTCTCActccccgcgcccgccgctaCCGAAGCCGCCCGCAATTGGGGCTTCTTCCACCTCATCAACCACTACCAGGCCCTCGGCATCCCAGAGGACTACCCCGCGCGggcgctcgccgccgtgcgcgccttCAACGAGGTCCCGGCTGCCGAGCGCTCCACGCACTACGGCCGCTCCATGGCCGGCAGGGTCTCGTACTTCTCCAACGTCGATCTGTTCCGGACCTCCGCCGCAAGCTGGCGCGACACCGTCCAGATCGCGTTCGGGCCCCAGCGGCCTGACCCGGCGCGCATCCCGACCGTCTGCTGCGAAGAGCTACTCGAGTGGGACGTGCATGCCACCGCCGTGGGGCGCGCCCTGCTGCGGCTACCTGGCCGG GTTATTTTCAAGGGACTTACTAGATCAGAAGTTGGTCATTACTGTTTAAAGAGGAAGAGAGATGATCTGAAGATGGGATGCAGGAAGTTGGAGTCTACCGTCACGGAGCTCTTCAACAATTCTGGTTGA
- the LOC101761352 gene encoding cellulose synthase-like protein D1 — translation MASKGILKNSASSRMPPQGAGKPPTAPTSAPTVVFGRRTDSGRFISYSRDDLDSEISSVDFQDYHVHIPMTPDNQPMDDEDGGAARAEERYVSGSLFTGGFNSVTRAHVMDKQDSGAGAGGRRGRGKGASACMVEGCDARAMRDARGDDVLPCECDFRICADCFTDAVKAGGAACPGCKEPYKNTEWEDLAGAAEVTRALSLPRGPAGANGHKMERRLSLVKQTNVNQSGEFDHNRWLFETKGTYGYGNAIWPQDGTDDDADGGAPAGPGHPKELLAKPWRPLTRKLRIPAAVISPYRLLVLIRLVALAFFLMWRIKHQNDDAIWLWGMSIVCELWFAFSWVLDQLPKLCPINRATDLSVLKEKFEMPTPSNPTGKSDLPGIDIFVSTADPEKEPVLVTANTILSILAADYPVEKLACYVSDDGGALLTFEAMAEAASFANLWVPFCRKHDIEPRNPDSYFNLRRDPFKNKVKPDFVKDRRRIKREYDEFKVRVNGLPDAIRRRSDAYHAREEIQAMNLQREKMKAGGDEPFEPVKIPKATWMADGTHWPGTWLQPSQDHARGDHAGIIQVMLKPPSDMPMYGNINEKSPLDFAGVDTRLPMLVYVSREKRPGYDHNKKAGAMNALVRASAIMSNGPFILNLDCDHYVYNSKALKEGMCFMMDRGGDRLCYVQFPQRFEGIDPSDRYANHNTVFFDVNMRALDGLQGPVYVGTGCLFRRIALYGFDPPRSKDHSPGFCSCCLPRRRKASASNANPEETMALRMGDFDGDSMNLATFPKKFGNSSFLIDSIPVAEFQGRPLADHPSVKNGRPPGALTIPREMLDASIVAEAISVISCWYEEKTEWGIRVGWIYGSVTEDVVTGYRMHNRGWKSVYCVTQRDAFRGTAPINLTDRLHQVLRWATGSVEIFFSRNNALFASSKMKVLQRIAYLNVGIYPFTSIFLIVYCFLPALSLFSGQFIVQTLNVTFLTYLLIITITLCLLAMLEIKWSGIALEEWWRNEQFWLIGGTSAHLAAVLQGLLKVIAGIEISFTLTSKQVGDDVEDEFAELYIVKWTSLMIPPLTIIMINLVAIAVGFSRTIYSTIPQWSKLLGGVFFSFWVLAHLYPFAKGLMGRRGRTPTIVYVWSGLVAITISLLWIAIKPPSQAANSQLGGSFSFP, via the exons ATGGCGTCCAAGGGGATCCTCAAGAACAGCGCCTCCAGCCGCATGCCGCCGCAGGGCGCCGGCAAGCCGCCCACCGCGCCCACCTCGGCGCCGACGGTCGTCTTCGGCCGCCGGACCGACTCCGGGCGGTTCATCAGCTACTCGCGCGACGACCTCGACTCGGAGATCAGCAGCGTCGACTTCCAGGACTACCACGTCCACATCCCCATGACGCCCGACAACCAGCCCAtggacgacgaggacggcggcgccgccagaGCCGAGGAGCGCTACGTCTCCGGCTCCCTCTTCACCGGCGGCTTCAACAGCGTCACCCGGGCGCACGTCATGGACAAGCAGgacagcggcgccggcgccggcggccgccgcggccgcggcaagGGCGCCAGCGCCTGCATGGTCGAGGGCTGCGACGCCAGGGCCATGCGCGACGCCCGCGGCGACGACGTCCTCCCCTGCGAGTGCGACTTCAGGATCTGCGCCGACTGCTTCACCGACGCCGtcaaggccggcggcgccgcctgccCGGGGTGCAAGGAGCCGTACAAGAACACCGAGTGGGaggacctcgccggcgccgccgaggtcaCGCGGGCGCTCTCCCTGCCGCGCGGGCCCGCGGGCGCCAACGGCCACAAGATGGAGAGGCGCCTGTCGCTGGTCAAGCAGACCAACGTCAACCAGTCCGGCGAGTTCGATCACAACCGCTGGCTCTTCGAGACCAAGGGCACCTATGGCTATGGCAATGCCATCTGGCCCCAGGACGGCACCGACGATGACGCCGATGGTGGCGCCCCGGCTGGACCTGGGCACCCCAAGGAGCTGTTGGCCAAACCATGGCGGCCGCTCACCCGCAAGCTCAGGATTCCAGCTGCCGTTATCAGTCCTTACAG GCTCCTCGTCTTAATCCGATTGGTCGCACTGGCCTTCTTCCTCATGTGGCGTATCAAGCACCAAAACGACGACGCCATTTGGCTTTGGGGAATGTCAATTGTCTGTGAGCTCTGGTTTGCGTTCTCATGGGTACTGGACCAGCTTCCGAAGCTGTGCCCTATCAACCGTGCAACAGACCTCTCTGTGCTGAAGGAGAAATTTGAGATGCCCACACCTAGCAATCCAACAGGCAAATCCGATCTCCCTGGAATTGACATCTTTGTGTCAACTGCCGATCCAGAGAAGGAGCCAGTCCTGGTCACTGCAAACACAATTCTCTCGATCCTCGCAGCTGACTACCCTGTTGAAAAGCTTGCATGTTATGTGTCCGATGATGGAGGGGCATTGCTCACCTTTGAAGCGATGGCTGAAGCAGCGAGCTTTGCCAATCTCTGGGTGCCATTCTGCAGGAAGCATGACATCGAACCCAGGAACCCTGACAGCTACTTCAACTTGAGAAGAGATCCCTTCAAGAACAAGGTGAAGCCAGACTTTGTCAAGGACAGAAGGCGGATCAAGCGTGAATACGATGAGTTCAAGGTCCGTGTTAATGGCTTGCCAGATGCCATCCGCCGACGCTCTGATGCGTACCATGCCCGTGAAGAGATCCAGGCAATGAACCTTCAGAGAGAAAAGATGAAGGCTGGAGGTGATGAACCATTTGAGCCGGTGAAGATTCCCAAGGCAACATGGATGGCTGATGGCACTCACTGGCCTGGTACCTGGCTCCAACCCTCACAGGATCATGCCCGAGGTGATCACGCAGGAATCATACAG GTTATGCTGAAACCACCAAGTGACATGCCGATGTACGGGAACATCAATGAAAAATCACCTCTTGACTTTGCAGGAGTGGATACACGGCTTCCAATGCTGGTGTATGTGTCAAGAGAGAAGCGCCCAGGATATGATCACAATAAGAAAGCAGGCGCTATGAATGCACTGGTCCGTGCATCAGCAATCATGTCCAATGGCCCATTCATTCTTAATCTGGACTGTGATCACTATGTCTACAACTCAAAGGCCTTAAAGGAGGGGATGTGCTTCATGATGGACCGTGGTGGTGACCGCCTCTGCTATGTGCAGTTCCCTCAGCGATTTGAAGGTATCGACCCTTCTGATCGTTATGCCAACCACAATACAGTTTTCTTTGATGTCAACATGCGTGCACTTGATGGTCTGCAAGGACCAGTGTACGTTGGTACTGGATGCCTCTTCCGTCGAATTGCGCTTTATGGCTTTGACCCACCTCGTTCCAAGGATCACAGCCCAGGATTCTGTAGTTGCTGTCTCCCACGCCGACGCAAGGCATCGGCTTCCAATGCTAACCCTGAGGAAACAATGGCTCTTCGAATGGGTGATTTTGATGGGGACAGCATGAACCTGGCAACGTTCCCAAAGAAGTTTGGAAATTCAAGCTTTCTGATTGACTCCATTCCAGTAGCAGAGTTTCAGGGAAGACCCTTGGCTGACCATCCATCTGTCAAGAATGGGCGTCCACCTGGTGCTCTAACAATCCCTCGTGAAATGCTAGATGCATCCATCGTAGCAGAAGCAATCAGTGTGATCTCATGTTGGTATGAGGAGAAGACAGAATGGGGTATACGGGTGGGGTGGATCTATGGGTCTGTCACTGAGGATGTTGTGACAGGGTACCGCATGCATAATCGTGGATGGAAGTCGGTGTACTGTGTCACACAGCGTGATGCCTTCCGTGGCACTGCTCCTATCAATCTTACTGACCGCCTTCACCAGGTGCTTCGATGGGCCACTGGTTCTGTTGAAATCTTCTTCTCCCGTAACAATGCATTGTTCGCCAGCTCCAAAATGAAG GTTCTTCAAAGGATTGCATACCTCAATGTTGGTATATATCCCTTCACATCCATCTTCCTCATTGTTTACTGCTTCCTTCCAGCACTCTCCCTCTTCTCAGGACAGTTCATTGTGCAAACACTCAATGTCACCTTCCTGACATACCTACTTATCATCACCATCACTCTTTGCCTCTTGGCCATGTTGGAGATCAAGTGGTCTGGCATTGCACTTGAGGAGTGGTGGCGAAACGAACAATTCTGGCTTATTGGTGGAACTAGTGCCCACTTGGCTGCTGTGCTGCAAGGTCTTCTAAAAGTGATTGCAGGGATTGAAATCTCATTTACACTCACTTCAAAGCAAGTGGGTGACGATGTAGAGGATGAATTTGCAGAACTCTACATAGTGAAATGGACATCATTAATGATACCACCCCTCACCATCATCATGATCAACCTTGTTGCCATTGCTGTCGGCTTCAGCCGAACGATTTACAGCACAATCCCACAATGGAGCAAGCTTCTTGGGGGAGTGTTTTTCAGCTTCTGGGTGCTTGCTCacttatatccatttgcaaagGGGCTCATGGGCAGGAGAGGAAGGACACCCACTATTGTGTATGTCTGGTCTGGACTTGTTGCCATCACCATCTCATTGCTCTGGATTGCAATCAAGCCTCCATCACAAGCTGCCAACTCGCAGTTAGGCGGGTCGttttctttcccttga
- the LOC101761743 gene encoding TOM1-like protein 1, whose translation MSDNLMDKVNALGERLKISGAEVSRKMSVGVSNMSFKMKEFFQGQNMADKIVDEATLETMDAPDWATNLEICDMVNTERANSVEVIRAIKRRIMLKNPRVKYLSLVLLETIAKNCDKAFSEIAAERVLDEMVKLIDDPQTIVNNRNKALMLIEAWGESGDDLRYLPVFEETYKSLRSRGIRFPGRDDESLAPIFTPPRSVPAAEQYSEAAQEGYQEIPDESFVPARTVPAVQINEAFEVARNSVELLSTVLSSSQKEVLQDDLTTTLVQQCQQCQHTIQRIVETAGDNEAQLFEALSIHEELQKVLAKYEELKEPVHVEPEPEPAMIPVTVEPEESPRAVSKEDAHVKKSGGSGDRSGGDDLLQDLDDMIFGKKGGTSSQRDTTPKKDQKDDFITF comes from the exons ATGAGTGACAATCTAATGGATAAAGTCAATGCCCTTGGTGAGCGACTCAAGATAAGTGGGGCAGAAGTCAGCCGGAAGATGTCAGTCGGTGTGAGCAACATGAGTTTCAAGATGAAGGAGTTCTTCCAGGGCCAGAACATGGCGGACAAGATTGTCGACGAAGCGACGTTGGAGACCATGGACGCGCCTGACTGGGCTACCAACCTTGAGATATGTGATATGGTCAACACCGAGAGGGCCAACAGCGTTGAAGTGATCCGTGCCATCAAGAGAAGGATTATGCTGAAGAATCCGCGGGTGAAGTATCTATCTCTCGTACTACTCGAGACCATTGCTAAAAACTGTGACAAGGCTTTCTCTGAGATTGCTGCTGAGCGGGTGCTTGATGAAATGGTAAAACTTATTGATGATCCACAGACTATAGTGAACAACAGAAACAAGGCTCTTATGCTCATTGAAGCATGGGGAGAATCTGGAGATGATCTCCGTTACCTTCCTGTGTTTGAGGAAACGTACAAG AGCTTAAGATCTAGGGGAATTCGCTTCCCTGGGCGTGACGACGAGAGCCTAGCACCAATATTTACTCCACCCCGTTCAGTGCCTGCAGCGGAACAATATTCTGAGGCAGCACAAGAAGGGTATCAAGAAATTCCAGATGAGAGTTTTGTTCCAGCTCGCACTGTTCCCGCTGTGCAAATAAATGAGGCCTTTGAGGTGGCTCGTAATAGTGTTGAGCTTCTTTCCACAGTGCTATCTTCTTCTCAAAAAGAGGTTTTACAG GATGACCTGACAACCACTCTTGTTCAACAATGCCAACAATGTCAGCACACGATCCAGAGAATTGTGGAAACGGCTGGTGATAACGAGGCTCAGCTCTTCGAGGCATTGAGCATTCATGAGGAACTGCAGAAGGTCCTGGCCAAGTACGAAGAACTCAAGGAACCTGTTCATGTTGAGCCAGAGCCAGAGCCCGCAATGATTCCAGTTACCGTAGAGCCTGAGGAATCCCCCCGCGCTGTGAGTAAAGAAGATGCCCATGTAAAGAAATCAGGAGGTTCTGGAGATCGGTCCGGCGGGGATGACTTGCTCCAGGATCTCGATGACATGATATTTGGTAAGAAAGGTGGCACCTCGTCACAGCGGGACACAACTCCTAAAAAGGACCAGAAGGACGACTTCATCACCTTCTGA